The Pseudobacteroides sp. genome includes a window with the following:
- a CDS encoding FecCD family ABC transporter permease, with product MVYVEKRPFIKLILCLSFIGLLAAIVLSATFGAAHISFMDAVLIMCSKIPIIGNYIPIHNIDAAHTMIVLNLRLPRIILSALVGSALSVVGAALQGMFKNPMADPYVMGISSGASLGSAIAIVAGLEYTFSGIGLITMFAFTGSILTIICIYNIARVGNKIPSTTLLLAGIAINFMLLSMVSVIMVFNRDQVEKIVFWVMGSVSAASWNQIAFLFPMVLIGIIVILVFSRDLNLMSTGEETAKSLGTEVENVKKILIVICSILVAASVSVSGAIGFVGLIIPHAVRLLSGSDHRSLLPFSAVGGALFMVICDTISRSAAAPMEIPVGAVTSILGSPYFIYLLYKNKKKVFR from the coding sequence ATGGTATATGTAGAAAAGAGACCATTTATAAAGTTAATTTTATGTCTGTCATTTATTGGCTTGCTGGCTGCGATTGTTCTTTCAGCCACGTTCGGAGCTGCACATATATCATTTATGGATGCGGTTTTGATTATGTGTTCTAAAATCCCCATTATTGGAAACTATATACCTATCCACAATATAGATGCAGCACATACAATGATTGTATTGAACTTAAGGCTTCCAAGGATCATTCTCTCAGCCCTTGTTGGATCGGCACTTTCAGTAGTGGGTGCAGCACTTCAGGGAATGTTTAAGAATCCCATGGCAGACCCCTATGTTATGGGCATATCATCCGGGGCCTCCCTTGGATCAGCAATTGCCATTGTAGCAGGGCTGGAATACACGTTTTCAGGTATTGGCCTCATAACAATGTTTGCTTTTACCGGGTCTATATTGACAATTATTTGCATTTACAATATCGCAAGGGTGGGTAATAAGATTCCTTCAACCACACTATTGCTGGCAGGGATTGCAATAAACTTTATGCTGTTATCGATGGTCTCTGTTATTATGGTATTTAATCGTGATCAGGTGGAGAAAATAGTATTCTGGGTAATGGGAAGCGTTTCCGCTGCAAGCTGGAATCAAATCGCGTTTCTATTTCCTATGGTATTAATAGGTATCATTGTAATACTGGTATTCTCAAGAGATCTTAATCTTATGTCAACTGGAGAGGAGACTGCAAAAAGCCTTGGAACTGAGGTAGAGAATGTTAAGAAAATACTAATAGTTATTTGTTCAATATTGGTGGCGGCTTCAGTATCGGTCAGCGGTGCGATTGGTTTTGTAGGACTTATCATACCTCATGCCGTCAGATTGTTATCCGGCTCTGACCACAGATCATTGCTCCCATTTTCAGCAGTTGGGGGTGCTTTGTTTATGGTGATTTGCGATACTATTTCGAGAAGTGCTGCTGCTCCCATGGAAATTCCGGTAGGAGCAGTTACTTCCATTTTAGGGTCGCCATATTTTATATATCTGCTGTATAAGAATAAGAAGAAGGTGTTTAGGTGA